In a genomic window of Nostoc sp. UHCC 0870:
- the psb32 gene encoding photosystem II repair protein Psb32, with protein sequence MKQLLNQVFRMKKIFIRLILPLLTVILASSLFTTSALATSVYQIPNLTAGDSTWVVDQSEVISRINEGQISRTFDDLAKQTGNEVRFVIIRRLDYGETPESFAKALFDQWFPTEEAKANQTLLVLDTVTNGTAIISGNQVKSLLTDEIAKSVADKTLAAPLRDGNKYNQAFLDTSDRLVAVLSGQPDPGPPQIVDKVQVEGTFKKAGETDKDNATAWVVGLLIAATIIPMATYYIYLAVQPSSEG encoded by the coding sequence ATGAAACAGCTCCTCAACCAAGTTTTTAGGATGAAGAAAATTTTCATCCGGCTGATTTTGCCCTTGCTGACGGTGATTCTAGCTTCTTCGCTATTTACCACCTCTGCATTAGCGACAAGTGTATATCAAATACCCAACCTGACAGCAGGTGATTCTACCTGGGTTGTAGATCAAAGTGAAGTTATTAGCCGTATCAACGAAGGTCAGATTAGCAGAACCTTTGATGACTTGGCAAAGCAAACGGGTAACGAAGTCAGATTTGTGATAATTCGCCGCTTAGATTATGGGGAAACCCCAGAAAGCTTTGCTAAGGCACTATTTGACCAATGGTTTCCTACAGAGGAAGCCAAAGCAAATCAAACTTTGTTAGTGTTGGATACAGTCACTAACGGCACTGCAATTATTTCTGGGAATCAAGTCAAATCTCTATTAACAGATGAGATTGCTAAGAGTGTGGCTGATAAAACATTAGCTGCACCCTTGCGGGATGGTAACAAATATAATCAGGCATTTTTGGATACGAGCGATCGCCTAGTTGCTGTTCTCTCTGGTCAACCTGATCCCGGTCCGCCCCAAATCGTTGACAAAGTACAGGTAGAAGGTACTTTCAAAAAAGCAGGCGAAACTGACAAAGATAATGCCACTGCTTGGGTAGTGGGACTTTTAATCGCTGCCACTATTATTCCGATGGCGACTTACTATATATATTTGGCAGTTCAACCGTCATCGGAAGGCTAA
- a CDS encoding GTPase family protein → MIRPNSWKNRLTGVWNKTAGGLRQRLPVDQVAQTVAQWFSISETEITEILERVRKELPTTEALLIGKPQAGKSSIVRGLTGVSAEIVGQGYRPHTQNTERYAYPSNELPLLIFTDTVGLGDINQETQAIIQELVGDLQQETKRARVLILTVKINDFATDTLRQIAQKLRQKYPEVPCLLAVTCLHEIYPPSVSDHPGYPPDYEEVNRAFMAIQEAFAGLCDRSVLIDFTLEEDGYNPVFYGLDALRDSLAELLPEAEAQAMYQLLDKQASEKLGNIYRDVGRRYILSFAVMAATLSAVPLPFATMPVLTALQVSMVTILGKLYGQNLSPSQAGGIVSAIAGGFLAQAIGRELIKFVPGFGSAIAASWAAAYTWSLGETACVYFGDLMGGNKPDPQEIQSVMQEAFEKAKERFKGIKH, encoded by the coding sequence ATGATTAGACCAAACTCTTGGAAAAATCGCCTGACTGGTGTCTGGAACAAGACAGCAGGAGGCTTAAGACAACGCTTACCTGTAGACCAAGTTGCACAGACAGTAGCACAGTGGTTTAGCATTAGCGAAACTGAAATTACAGAAATTTTAGAGAGAGTCCGCAAGGAACTACCAACAACAGAGGCGTTGTTAATTGGTAAACCCCAAGCTGGCAAAAGTTCCATTGTTCGGGGATTAACAGGGGTTTCGGCTGAGATTGTCGGTCAAGGATATCGTCCCCACACACAAAACACTGAACGGTATGCTTATCCTTCCAATGAACTGCCATTGCTAATTTTTACTGATACAGTAGGGCTAGGAGATATCAACCAAGAAACTCAGGCGATTATTCAAGAGTTGGTAGGAGATTTACAACAAGAAACCAAACGCGCCAGAGTCTTAATTTTGACAGTAAAAATTAATGACTTTGCTACTGATACTCTACGCCAGATTGCTCAAAAGTTGCGTCAGAAATACCCAGAAGTACCCTGTTTACTAGCAGTTACCTGCTTGCATGAAATTTACCCTCCTAGCGTCTCTGACCATCCAGGTTATCCCCCCGACTATGAAGAGGTGAATCGGGCTTTTATGGCGATTCAAGAAGCCTTTGCTGGATTGTGCGATCGCTCGGTTCTCATTGACTTTACCTTAGAGGAAGATGGCTATAATCCCGTGTTTTATGGCTTAGACGCACTCAGGGATAGCCTCGCCGAATTACTTCCTGAAGCAGAAGCGCAGGCAATGTACCAGCTATTAGATAAGCAAGCATCAGAGAAACTTGGCAATATCTACCGAGATGTAGGTAGACGTTATATTTTATCATTCGCTGTGATGGCAGCGACCCTCTCGGCTGTACCATTACCCTTTGCTACTATGCCTGTATTGACCGCCTTGCAAGTGTCGATGGTAACTATATTGGGAAAACTCTACGGGCAAAACTTGTCGCCATCTCAAGCTGGTGGTATTGTGAGTGCGATCGCAGGTGGTTTCTTAGCCCAAGCCATTGGTAGAGAATTAATTAAATTTGTACCAGGTTTTGGTAGTGCGATCGCAGCATCTTGGGCAGCTGCTTACACTTGGTCATTAGGGGAAACCGCCTGTGTCTATTTTGGTGATTTAATGGGAGGTAATAAACCCGATCCCCAAGAAATTCAGTCGGTAATGCAAGAGGCGTTTGAGAAAGCCAAGGAACGGTTTAAGGGAATCAAGCATTAA
- a CDS encoding DUF4346 domain-containing protein: MDLILENLAAIDDRLSQRHIELDPYGYFIIYLDRAEGLIYAKHFTNVIDDRGLAVDPETGKVIPAKGKVERTHTTVFSGRTAKELCVRIFEETQPCPVGQLDHAAYLGREFVRAEVALVAGQEYIQD; this comes from the coding sequence ATGGATTTGATACTGGAAAATTTGGCAGCAATTGATGATAGACTTTCTCAGCGTCATATTGAGCTTGATCCTTATGGATATTTTATTATCTACTTGGATCGAGCAGAGGGTTTAATTTATGCCAAACATTTTACAAATGTCATTGATGACCGTGGTTTAGCTGTAGATCCGGAAACAGGAAAAGTTATTCCTGCCAAGGGTAAAGTCGAACGCACCCACACAACAGTGTTTAGCGGTAGAACAGCTAAAGAATTATGCGTCAGGATTTTTGAAGAAACTCAGCCCTGTCCAGTAGGTCAGCTAGACCACGCAGCTTATTTGGGGCGTGAATTTGTCCGCGCTGAAGTAGCTTTAGTTGCAGGGCAAGAGTATATCCAAGATTAA
- a CDS encoding site-specific DNA-methyltransferase: MATGIPSKLNRNSTLKNSNNISFRLEYEGKVAVENILNISPAQLCCVASVEKPPKNRLIYGENLRVLRALLDDVNIAGNIRLVYIDPPYATGADFESREQNHAYHDLINGADYLEFLRQRLILLRELMADDGSIYVHLDDNMAFPVKVLMDEIFGSKNFRNWITRKKCNPKNYTRKQYGNISDYILFYTKSESYVWNQAFEGWTEGTAKKEYQYVEEETGRRYKKVPIHAPGTRNGTTGQPWRGMLPPPGKHWQYKPETLDEMDARGEIYWSPTGNPRRKVYLDNSKGIPVQDIWLDFKDAHNQNIKITGYPTEKNSEMLKRIIIASSNPGDIVLDAFSGSGTTIAVAEELERQWIGIDNSLLAIETTVNRLAKGTEAMGDFINSNGTQIKQECLLDTNRVLRSGLDLYVEVASDLQSIPETSIQNWQSQLNFQANLW; encoded by the coding sequence ATGGCAACTGGAATCCCTAGTAAACTCAACCGGAATAGCACTTTAAAAAATAGTAATAATATCTCCTTCAGGTTAGAGTATGAGGGTAAAGTAGCAGTTGAAAATATTTTGAATATCTCTCCAGCGCAGTTGTGTTGCGTTGCTAGTGTAGAGAAGCCGCCTAAAAATAGATTAATTTATGGCGAAAATTTAAGGGTTCTTAGAGCTTTATTAGATGACGTTAATATTGCTGGAAATATTAGGTTAGTCTACATTGATCCACCCTATGCCACGGGTGCTGACTTTGAATCTAGGGAACAGAATCATGCTTATCATGATCTGATTAATGGGGCTGATTACTTAGAATTTCTGCGCCAACGGCTAATTTTGCTGAGAGAACTAATGGCTGACGATGGTTCTATCTATGTCCATCTAGATGATAATATGGCTTTCCCTGTCAAGGTTTTGATGGATGAAATTTTTGGCTCTAAGAATTTCCGTAATTGGATCACAAGGAAGAAATGTAATCCCAAGAACTATACGCGGAAGCAATACGGCAATATTTCAGACTATATTTTGTTTTATACAAAAAGTGAAAGTTATGTATGGAATCAAGCCTTTGAAGGTTGGACAGAAGGTACTGCTAAGAAAGAATATCAATACGTAGAAGAAGAAACCGGAAGACGTTATAAAAAAGTTCCTATTCATGCGCCAGGAACAAGAAATGGTACTACTGGTCAACCCTGGCGCGGGATGCTTCCCCCTCCTGGTAAACACTGGCAGTATAAGCCTGAAACTCTAGATGAAATGGATGCAAGAGGTGAAATTTATTGGTCACCAACAGGTAATCCCAGAAGAAAAGTATATCTTGACAATAGTAAAGGGATTCCTGTTCAGGATATTTGGCTTGATTTCAAAGATGCCCATAATCAAAATATCAAGATTACAGGTTATCCAACTGAAAAGAACTCAGAAATGCTTAAGCGAATTATTATTGCCTCTTCTAATCCAGGAGATATAGTACTAGATGCTTTTTCTGGAAGTGGTACGACAATTGCAGTTGCGGAAGAACTAGAAAGGCAATGGATAGGGATAGATAATTCTCTGTTGGCGATAGAAACTACTGTTAATCGCCTAGCTAAAGGTACTGAAGCTATGGGCGACTTTATTAATAGCAATGGAACTCAGATAAAACAAGAATGCTTGTTAGATACCAATAGAGTTTTACGCAGTGGACTTGATTTATATGTTGAGGTAGCCTCAGACTTACAAAGTATTCCAGAAACATCTATTCAGAATTGGCAGAGTCAACTTAACTTTCAAGCCAATCTCTGGTAA
- the cobW gene encoding cobalamin biosynthesis protein CobW translates to MATKIPVTVITGFLGSGKTSLIRHLLQNNQGRRIAVLVNEFGELGIDGELLKSCQVCPEDEENGSNIFELTNGCLCCTVQEEFYPTMQELIKRRDSIDCIVIETSGLALPKPLVKAFRWQEIRNAATVDAVITVVDCAAVAAGTFASDLDAITLQRQADDSLEHETPLQELFEDQLACADLVVLTKTDLIDAATKSQVEQLVKQELPRVVKMVESDRGQLDPSILLGWQSAVEDNLDSRPSHHDNEEDHDHDDEINSTHVVLDRAFDPEKLQKQLEALVHQQEIYRIKGFVAVQNKPMRLVMQGVGNRFEKFYDRPWQLTEARQTRLVFIGRNLDSTEIESHLLS, encoded by the coding sequence ATGGCTACAAAAATTCCCGTCACTGTCATTACAGGCTTTTTAGGTAGTGGAAAAACCAGCCTAATTCGCCACCTCCTCCAAAACAATCAAGGCCGCCGCATTGCAGTTTTAGTCAACGAATTTGGCGAACTTGGTATTGATGGCGAGTTGTTGAAATCCTGTCAAGTTTGCCCAGAAGATGAGGAAAACGGGAGTAATATTTTTGAATTAACTAATGGCTGTCTCTGCTGCACTGTCCAAGAAGAGTTTTATCCGACAATGCAGGAGTTAATCAAACGGCGCGATAGTATTGACTGTATTGTAATTGAAACCTCTGGGTTAGCTTTACCCAAACCCCTTGTCAAAGCCTTTCGCTGGCAAGAAATTCGCAACGCCGCTACAGTTGATGCCGTGATTACAGTGGTAGATTGTGCAGCCGTCGCCGCCGGGACGTTTGCTAGCGATTTGGATGCGATCACACTTCAACGTCAAGCCGATGATAGTCTAGAACATGAAACACCTTTGCAAGAATTGTTTGAAGACCAATTAGCTTGTGCAGATTTGGTAGTCTTAACTAAAACTGATTTAATCGATGCAGCCACAAAATCACAAGTTGAGCAATTAGTCAAGCAAGAATTACCGCGAGTTGTGAAAATGGTAGAGAGCGATCGCGGTCAACTCGACCCATCTATACTATTAGGATGGCAATCTGCTGTTGAAGATAACTTAGATAGTCGTCCTAGTCATCACGACAACGAAGAAGACCACGACCACGATGACGAAATCAACTCAACACACGTAGTTTTAGACCGTGCTTTTGACCCAGAAAAACTGCAAAAACAGTTAGAAGCACTAGTACACCAACAAGAAATTTACAGGATTAAAGGCTTTGTAGCCGTGCAGAATAAACCCATGCGCCTAGTAATGCAAGGTGTAGGAAACCGCTTTGAAAAGTTTTATGATCGTCCTT
- a CDS encoding GNAT family N-acetyltransferase, producing the protein MVEQLKPRYSSVWINTVAEVPQDAWDALALPLKTPFLEWDWLHNLEISQSATAKTGWLPNHLTLWRDKTLIAVAVLYLKGHSYGEFVFDHQWAELAERIGVQYYPKLLGMTPFTPAEGYRFLIAPGEDEHEITAMMVHEIDAFCLKNRISGCHFLYVDPDWRQILAQTGFTPWLHHSYIWENSGFQSFDDYLLGFNANQRRNIKRERKAVKKVGLKLQPLTGDDIPKSLFPLMYQFYADTCDKFGWWGSKYLTKQFFEQLHTNYRHRVVFFAAYSEQDERQPVGMSFCLFKDDRLYGRYWGSFQEIDCLHFDACYYAPIEWAIANGIQSFDPGAGGRHKKRRGFPAAPNYSLHRFYNSRLSQILLPYIKEVNQLEQQEIEAINAELPFSKQE; encoded by the coding sequence ATGGTAGAACAACTCAAGCCGCGTTATTCTAGCGTTTGGATCAATACAGTTGCCGAAGTACCCCAAGATGCCTGGGATGCTTTAGCTTTACCCCTCAAAACTCCTTTTTTAGAGTGGGATTGGTTGCATAATCTGGAAATTTCCCAGAGTGCTACAGCTAAAACTGGCTGGCTACCAAATCACTTGACATTGTGGCGCGACAAAACACTGATAGCTGTTGCTGTTTTATATCTCAAAGGTCATAGTTATGGCGAATTTGTCTTTGATCACCAGTGGGCAGAGTTAGCGGAACGCATCGGTGTACAATATTACCCGAAACTTTTGGGTATGACCCCATTTACCCCAGCTGAAGGCTATCGGTTTTTAATTGCTCCTGGGGAAGATGAGCATGAAATTACAGCGATGATGGTACATGAAATTGATGCTTTTTGTCTCAAAAATCGCATTTCCGGCTGTCATTTTCTCTATGTTGACCCTGATTGGCGACAAATTTTGGCACAGACAGGCTTTACCCCTTGGTTACACCATAGTTATATTTGGGAAAATTCAGGATTTCAAAGTTTTGATGATTACTTGTTAGGTTTTAATGCTAACCAGCGTCGTAATATTAAGCGAGAACGCAAAGCCGTAAAAAAAGTAGGGTTAAAACTACAACCCCTAACTGGGGATGATATTCCTAAATCTTTGTTTCCGTTGATGTACCAGTTTTATGCTGATACTTGTGATAAGTTTGGCTGGTGGGGTAGCAAATATCTAACCAAACAGTTTTTTGAGCAGTTACACACTAATTATCGTCATCGAGTGGTATTTTTTGCAGCTTATAGCGAACAAGATGAACGTCAACCTGTAGGGATGTCTTTTTGTTTGTTTAAAGACGATAGATTATATGGTCGCTATTGGGGAAGTTTTCAAGAAATTGATTGCTTACATTTTGATGCTTGTTATTATGCACCGATTGAGTGGGCGATCGCTAACGGCATCCAATCATTTGATCCCGGTGCTGGTGGACGACATAAAAAACGTCGCGGGTTTCCGGCTGCGCCTAATTACAGTCTGCATCGCTTCTATAACAGCCGTCTATCACAAATATTACTTCCCTACATTAAGGAAGTAAATCAACTCGAACAACAGGAAATTGAGGCGATTAATGCAGAGTTACCTTTTAGTAAACAAGAGTAA
- a CDS encoding sugar transferase, whose product MYPTPVQIILQSNTCKDWTLEFAQHPSVQSKFKRCLDILGSLVGLLILAIAFVPIAITIKLDSPGAIFFSQERYGVYGRPFRIWKFRSMVNDAENLKSLVDNEANGLVFKNKNDFRITKVGRFLRSTSLDELPQFWNVLMGDMSLVGTRPPTADEVAKYNNRHWQRLNVKPGLTGEWQVHGRSQVKDFEQIVELDLRYQSNWHPLYDVHLIFKTIYVIVGRIGAF is encoded by the coding sequence ATGTACCCAACACCTGTACAAATAATCTTGCAAAGTAATACTTGTAAAGACTGGACATTAGAATTTGCACAACATCCATCAGTACAGTCAAAATTTAAACGTTGTCTAGATATTTTAGGGAGTCTGGTAGGACTGTTGATTTTGGCTATTGCGTTTGTGCCGATCGCGATCACTATTAAACTCGATAGTCCCGGTGCGATTTTCTTCTCTCAAGAACGCTATGGAGTTTATGGTCGTCCCTTTCGCATTTGGAAATTCCGTTCAATGGTCAATGATGCGGAGAACCTCAAATCCTTAGTGGACAACGAAGCCAACGGACTGGTATTTAAGAACAAAAATGATTTCCGCATCACAAAAGTAGGACGCTTTTTACGCAGCACTAGTTTAGACGAACTCCCCCAATTTTGGAACGTGTTGATGGGTGATATGAGTTTAGTGGGAACACGTCCACCCACTGCTGATGAAGTAGCAAAGTATAATAATCGCCACTGGCAACGTTTAAACGTGAAACCAGGTTTAACAGGTGAATGGCAAGTTCATGGGCGATCGCAAGTAAAAGATTTTGAACAAATAGTTGAATTAGACTTACGTTATCAAAGCAATTGGCATCCACTATACGATGTACATCTGATTTTTAAGACCATCTACGTCATCGTTGGTAGGATTGGAGCTTTTTAA
- a CDS encoding RibD family protein, whose protein sequence is MVQHRPHTTVVLAMSADGKIADFKRSPARFGSDVDITHLQQQIATADAVLLGASTLRAYGTTLTISQPMLLQHRQQEGKTNQPIHIVTTQSGNLNPEIKFFQQAITRWLLTTTVGAQSWQGRSEFDQILVFETPTGKIDLIAALKYLDSLHITRLAVLGGGTLVASMLESDLIDELWLTVCPLILGGVTAPTPVDGQGFMSHLAPRLQLLEVKTINQEVFLHYRLQRPID, encoded by the coding sequence ATGGTGCAACATCGTCCACATACGACAGTAGTTTTAGCCATGAGTGCAGATGGCAAAATAGCAGATTTTAAGCGATCGCCTGCTCGATTTGGCTCAGATGTAGATATAACACACTTACAACAGCAAATTGCTACCGCCGATGCCGTGTTATTGGGTGCAAGCACTCTGCGCGCCTACGGTACAACACTGACAATATCACAACCGATGCTTTTACAGCATCGACAACAAGAAGGTAAAACTAACCAGCCGATTCATATAGTTACTACACAGTCTGGCAACCTCAATCCGGAAATTAAATTTTTTCAGCAAGCAATTACACGCTGGTTACTCACAACTACGGTAGGCGCACAATCTTGGCAAGGAAGATCAGAATTTGATCAAATTTTAGTTTTTGAAACACCAACCGGAAAAATTGACCTGATCGCTGCTTTAAAATACTTGGATTCTCTACATATAACACGCTTGGCTGTTTTAGGAGGGGGAACATTGGTAGCTTCTATGCTGGAGTCAGATTTAATAGATGAACTATGGCTGACTGTTTGCCCTTTAATTTTAGGTGGTGTGACCGCACCCACCCCCGTAGATGGTCAAGGATTTATGTCACATTTAGCTCCTCGGTTGCAACTTTTAGAAGTTAAAACAATAAACCAAGAAGTTTTTCTCCATTATCGTCTGCAACGACCAATAGATTAG
- the surE gene encoding 5'/3'-nucleotidase SurE encodes MTIILTNDDGIDAPGIKALAQAVNGNNVMIAAPKHHQSGCGHQVTTTRPINLKRRSDFEYAIAGTPADCVRIALTQLCQDAKFVLSGINAGGNLGVDAYISGTVAAVREAAMHGIPGIAISHYRKAKQNFDWEFAAKLTAEILTDLLHRPLEPGCFWNVNLPHLQPGEAEPELIFCQPCNKPLPVNYRIDGDDFYYVGEYGKRDRTPGSDVDVCFSGNIAVTQLKV; translated from the coding sequence GTGACCATAATTTTAACTAATGATGACGGTATTGATGCGCCTGGGATCAAAGCTTTAGCTCAAGCTGTCAACGGTAACAATGTAATGATTGCTGCACCCAAACACCATCAATCTGGTTGTGGTCATCAAGTGACTACGACGCGTCCAATTAATTTGAAGCGGCGTTCTGATTTTGAATATGCGATCGCTGGTACTCCTGCTGATTGTGTCAGAATTGCCTTAACGCAACTGTGCCAAGATGCTAAATTTGTCTTGTCAGGAATCAACGCCGGCGGTAACTTGGGAGTTGATGCTTATATTTCTGGTACTGTTGCGGCTGTAAGAGAAGCCGCAATGCACGGTATCCCCGGTATCGCTATCTCGCATTATCGTAAAGCCAAGCAAAATTTTGATTGGGAGTTTGCAGCTAAGTTAACGGCTGAGATTTTAACCGACTTATTACACCGTCCCCTAGAACCGGGATGTTTTTGGAATGTGAATTTACCCCATCTACAACCAGGAGAAGCAGAACCGGAGTTGATTTTCTGCCAACCTTGTAATAAACCTTTACCAGTCAACTATCGGATTGATGGTGATGATTTTTATTATGTAGGGGAATATGGCAAACGCGATCGCACTCCCGGTAGTGATGTAGATGTTTGTTTTTCTGGTAATATTGCGGTCACTCAATTAAAGGTTTAA
- a CDS encoding M48 family metallopeptidase, which produces MAKKQFTGLKTEFYEHPFDHKALMSLERTPVLPLLLKKVNEYGIDRLLRMQITGGEFKVTPRNFPSLHDAFLEACHILDITPIPELFLFRGTGYIKAYAVGVEKPVVGINLEGMEWLSHDELLFVFGHEVARIKGKYLAYQQMAHVMPVVKNLISSTTLGIGGLAANGIEIALYNWMIMAKFTADRAGLLACQNLDVAITALMKLGGLPQEYLNEDTINDFVTQARAFEFNNLDSLGQFAKTFSFMEHLLPWTVMRASELLKWVDSGDYEDLLQGKELGSQQPENQEDDENWNFLSAWDGNS; this is translated from the coding sequence ATGGCAAAAAAACAATTTACTGGGTTGAAAACAGAGTTTTATGAGCATCCATTTGACCACAAAGCACTGATGTCTTTAGAACGGACTCCAGTCCTACCTCTATTGTTGAAAAAAGTCAATGAATATGGCATTGATAGATTACTGCGGATGCAAATAACTGGTGGTGAATTTAAAGTCACACCTCGTAATTTTCCCAGTCTCCATGATGCTTTTTTGGAAGCCTGTCATATCCTAGATATCACTCCCATTCCAGAACTTTTTCTATTTCGCGGTACGGGGTACATTAAAGCCTACGCTGTGGGAGTGGAAAAGCCAGTAGTGGGGATCAATCTGGAAGGAATGGAATGGCTTTCCCATGATGAACTATTATTTGTGTTTGGACACGAAGTTGCAAGGATTAAAGGCAAGTATCTGGCATACCAGCAAATGGCTCACGTTATGCCTGTTGTGAAGAACTTGATTAGTAGTACAACATTGGGGATAGGTGGACTAGCTGCTAATGGGATAGAAATTGCCTTATATAACTGGATGATTATGGCTAAATTTACCGCCGATCGCGCTGGTTTATTAGCTTGTCAAAATCTTGATGTGGCAATTACTGCTTTGATGAAATTGGGTGGATTACCACAAGAGTATTTGAATGAAGATACCATCAATGATTTTGTAACTCAGGCTCGTGCTTTTGAATTTAATAATCTGGATAGTTTGGGTCAATTTGCTAAAACTTTTAGCTTCATGGAACATCTTCTACCCTGGACAGTAATGAGAGCATCTGAACTTTTGAAGTGGGTAGACTCAGGCGACTATGAAGATTTGCTGCAAGGAAAAGAACTAGGAAGTCAGCAACCTGAAAATCAAGAAGATGACGAAAACTGGAACTTTCTCTCTGCGTGGGACGGAAATAGCTAG